In Uranotaenia lowii strain MFRU-FL chromosome 2, ASM2978415v1, whole genome shotgun sequence, one genomic interval encodes:
- the LOC129741171 gene encoding uncharacterized protein LOC129741171: protein MSGKRKTKSARKQDSDTPKRVIENIQPRQLVECTEENFGEVEFDSNSSVLVAAQAAEKRNMKKQLLLLMDRRDRIVRKLLRVQDSIENEAEPNIHRLNLHLETVRRCYDDFESTHEAIFGQVSAEEKDDVESEYANFENLHDGLYVRLQTMIADMKNAPVMNSAALEFQPKPQPINPIAHLQVPLPTFDGKLENWFSFKCMFQTIMNRYPNESPAIKLYHLKNSLIGSAAGKIDQDVINNNDYESAWRLLEDAYEDERLIIDTHIDALLELPKLSKENGDELRKLVEALSKNVDALKNRNLPVEGLSEMMLINVVGKCMDRETRKLWESSMKSGTLPSYQQLVEFLKERSRVLQKLQGQAQQTTNTSAPRSKQAKVFVQSTSEACPCCKGESSIYKCLSFKKLSAKKRFERVKKAGLCFNCLRKGHRTAQCKTDQCCKSCGKPHHTLLHLSETTTTQFENSPNPSTSTHQYNKKQDGTADTQIVNCCTQTQATAEQIFLSTAVVLVAGAGNRKIKCRALLDCCSEANLITENLAAKLNITPTDLNPPITICGLNGMKTMSCKTVRTNVSSRNRAYSASLDFLITPSITELPTGKVDVNSWNFPRDFELADPSFNVPREVDMIIGAEVFYDVLKKGRMKIGNNLPTLAETVFGWVVSGSAKTTNKRSSQRVCQVNTTHDDVNRTLMKFWELENCYNSSTMTAVERAVEKHFEETHRRSSDGRFIVRMPFNDLRSQLGDSFETAKQRFNKLMMSFSRNPAKREQYENFMNEYLAIGHMKEVNDSPKECYFLPHHAVFKESSSTTKVRVVFDASAASSTGISLNDTQLVGPTVQSDLVTIILRFCIHQVVLTADVPKMYRQVQIHEDDRRFQRILWLNKKGEMSTFELSTVTYGCSSAPYLATRSLIQLASDESETFPLAAEVIRKDSYIDDFITGGKTIADVIEIYKQLNGILEKGGFGVHKFCSNSEEVLKMIPAELQEKQMDFEGSDINNTIKTLGLIWNPSEDYFVFNQCSKYHSFSMNNTVFNVPPLNSNIKPTKRIVLAEIGRLFDPLGFLGPVVTMAKLTMQELWRLKMDCEDELPQEQMEIWKSFRQQLCSVKNIRKQRCVIPGKVKSVELHGYCDASKVAYGACLYVRSVTENEEIEVRLICSKSRVAPLKPMTIPRLELCGALLLAQLTKKVKGALNIEFDCVTLWSDSQIVLSWLKKSPSTLNEFVCNRVATIVELTHDYEWRYVRSQCNPADSLSRGELPEQLLENEQWWTGPVALHKIESIEEPTFEILAIEILPEIRKVKHTLIMAPKQQPFDLSRLSNFNRLNRAWGYVLRFIANKCTKTKNYEPLTAEELSRASRIICRLVQNQAFGDLKKELSSGSMKRNNYSSLAPFIDEDGLIRVGGRLKYSDIPYDGRYQILMPEKHPITEMIVRHLHEKHFHVGHSGLLSFVRQSFWPIKAKSVIKKVIGRCYRCFKCKPPQLQQYMGNLPSYRVTPAPPFSRTGVDFAGPFVLREGGRKPKYYNSYVAVFVCMTTKALHFELVTDMRTETFIAALQRFNGRRGFPCDMYSDNGTTFVGANHELAALRKLFEDQLHQRKLKDYCSSEGVTWHFIPPRSPHFGGIWEAGVKSMKYLMKRVVGETRLTYEEMYTFLVQAEAILNSRPLSPYSDNPNDFCALTPSHFLTGRSSKALPEPSYDDLKVGRLSRWQHIQIMRDHFWKKWSADYLHTLQTRQKWKGRVLEIHEGALVLLRDENIPPQQWKLGRIISTHPGKDGIVRVVTVRTAKGEYQRAVTKRAKAEAKKGYYHKLFQKSNQKAMWKNFNDLVGRSMSQSETIKLEINGVLVEDAKLVANAFNDYFCNVGTQLAATIPRNVQSSNTPSVHNGRSIYLRQATEQELIVLINNLDSSKSPGPDGISAEFVKTHHVILAPLIRDIFNDCIRTGQFPEFLKTARVIPIFKAGKKTSCSNYRPISILSVFSKILEKLVAERILHFLNQHKLFYNYQYGFREGSSTLTAATELVDDIHNALDNRKLMGVLFLDLKKAFDTIDHSTMLQKLDAYGIRGVANSLLASYLANRKQFVQINHTSSKLGNLPVGVPQGSNLGPLLFILYVNDLHNLRLHGKPRLFADDTSLSYEHADQQIIMSRMAQDLDTLQGYFNYNLLSLNLDKTKYVIFRTANRRIECEDLLQTGTTVIEKVKTFKYLGLIFDEFLKWDAHVDRLRKELSAIHSLMWKISRFVPTKQLTYIYHAFVQSKLQYMVSIWGAASKSNIRPLQAMQNRCLKAVYKRPKLFSTLSLFKEAPLSVLPIAALRELQSIVRIHNPPPPPTTAHQRHPPPPPTTVTI, encoded by the exons ATGAGTGGAAAGAGGAAAACAAAAAGTGCGAGAAAGCAAGATAGTGATACTCCCAAGAGAGTAATTGAAAACATACAACCACGACAGTTGGTTGAGTGTACTGAAGAAAACTTTGGAGAAGTGGAGTTCGATTCAAATAGCAGTGTGTTAGTGGCAGCGCAAGCCGCAGAAAAACGAAACATGAAGAAGCAACTGCTGCTATTAATGGATCGCCGTGATCGCATTGTTCGGAAATTGCTGCGCGTGCAGGATTCAATCGAAAATGAGGCAGAACCAAACATCCATCGTCTCAACCTGCATCTCGAAACAGTTCGTCGTTGCTACGATGATTTCGAATCCACACATGAAGCCATTTTTGGCCAAGTGTCGGCAGAAGAAAAAGATGACGTGGAATCGGAATATGCTAATTTTGAGAACTTGCACGACGGACTGTATGTACGATTGCAGACGATGATAGCCGACATGAAGAATGCTCCCGTTATGAATTCTGCCGCCCTTGAATTTCAGCCCAAGCCACAGCCAATTAATCCGATTGCTCACCTCCAGGTTCCGCTCCCTACATTCGATGGTAAGCTAGAAAATTGGTTTTCTTTTAAATGTATGTTCCAAACAATCATGAATCGCTACCCGAATGAATCCCCTGCAATCAAGTTGTATCACCTCAAAAATTCCTTGATCGGTAGTGCAGCTGGGAAGATTGATCAAGATGTGATCAATAACAATGATTATGAATCGGCATGGCGTCTGCTGGAAGACGCATATGAGGATGAACGACTCATCATCGACACCCACATTGATGCATTATTAGAATTGCCAAAGTTATCCAAAGAAAACGGTGATGAGTTGCGCAAGCTAGTAGAGGCTTTATCGAAAAATGTCGATGCTTTGAAGAATAGGAATCTTCCTGTGGAGGGGCTTTCGGAAATGATGCTGATTAATGTTGTTGGCAAATGCATGGATCGAGAAACGAGGAAACTTTGGGAATCTTCGATGAAAAGTGGGACATTGCCGAGCTACCAGCAATTAGTCGAATTCCTGAAGGAACGAAGCCGAGTTTTGCAGAAACTTCAAGGTCAAGCTCAACAGACAACCAACACATCAGCACCAAGGAGCAAGCAAGCAAAAGTGTTTGTGCAATCGACGAGCGAAGCATGTCCTTGCTGTAAAGGTGAGTCATCCATTTACAAGTGTCTCTCGTTTAAGAAACTCTCAGCAAAGAAACGATTCGAGAGAGTCAAGAAGGCGGGTCTTTGCTTTAATTGTCTGCGTAAAGGCCACCGCACAGCTCAATGCAAAACGGATCAATGTTGCAAAAGTTGTGGAAAGCCACATCACACTCTCTTGCATTTGAGCGAAACTACTACAACGCAATTTGAAAACTCTCCGAATCCAAGCACATCCACTCACCAATACAACAAGAAACAAGATGGAACAGCTGATACGCAAATTGTTAACTGCTGCACGCAAACTCAAGCTACTGCTGAACAGATTTTTCTCTCGACTGCTGTAGTATTGGTTGCCGGTGCTGgcaacaggaaaatcaaatgcaGAGCTTTGCTTGATTGCTGCTCCGAGGCAAATTTGATAACCGAGAATTTAGCTGcaaaattgaatatcacacCCACCGATTTGAATCCACCGATTACAATCTGCGGATTGAATGGCATGAAGACGATGTCATGCAAGACTGTTCGAACGAATGTTTCGTCGCGAAATCGAGCCTATTCTGCCAGTCTGGATTTTTTAATCACCCCTTCGATCACCGAGCTGCCTACAGGTAAAGTAGACGTTAATTCATGGAATTTTCCTCGAGATTTTGAACTCGCCGATCCTTCTTTTAATGTTCCACGCGAGGTGGACATGATAATCGGCGCAGAAGTTTTCTATGACGTTCTGAAGAAAGGACGAATGAAAATCGGTAACAACCTTCCTACTCTCGCTGAAACTGTGTTCGGCTGGGTTGTTAGCGGTTCAGCAAAGACAACAAATAAACGATCCTCCCAGCGTGTTTGCCAAGTGAACACCACCCATGATGATGTTAATCGAACGCTTATGAAGTTTTGGGAGCTCGAAAATTGTTATAACTCTTCTACTATGACTGCGGTGGAACGCGCCGTAGAAAAGCATTTCGAAGAAACTCACCGTCGTTCATCTGATGGCCGTTTTATCGTGCGCATGCCTTTCAATGATCTCAGGAGTCAACTAGGCGATTCCTTTGAAACTGCCAAGCAAAGATTCAACAAGCTTATGATGAGTTTTTCCAGAAATCCTGCCAAGCGGGAACAATATGAGAATTTCATGAACGAATATCTGGCCATCGGCCATATGAAAGAAGTTAATGACAGTCCCAAGGAGTGTTACTTCCTACCGCACCATGCGGTCTTTAAGGAATCAAGTTCCACAACGAAGGTTCGAGTCGTGTTCGACGCTTCGGCTGCGTCGTCAACAGGCATTTCACTGAATGACACCCAATTAGTCGGCCCAACGGTGCAAAGTGATTTAGTCACTATCATTTTAAGATTCTGCATTCATCAGGTGGTTCTGACAGCCGATGTTCCCAAGATGTACCGTCAAGTTCAGATCCATGAAGACGATAGACGATTTCAGCGTATCTTATGGCTTAACAAGAAGGGTGAAATGTCTACTTTTGAATTATCGACGGTCACATATGGTTGCTCAAGTGCGCCCtatttggcaacacgctcgctTATCCAGTTGGCATCTGATGAATCTGAAACATTCCCGCTCGCGGCGGAAGTAATTCGAAAGGACAGCTACATCGATGATTTCATTACGGGTGGCAAAACAATTGCTGACGTAATTGAAATATACAAGCAGCTCAACGGAATTCTCGAGAAAGGTGGTTTTGGTGTCCACAAGTTCTGCTCCAACAGCGAggaagttttaaaaatgattcccGCAGAACTTCAAGAAAAGCAGATGGACTTTGAAGGATCGGACATCAACAACACAATCAAGACACTTGGACTGATATGGAATCCGAGTGAAGACTACTTCGTGTTCAACCAGTGTTCtaaatatcactcattttcaatgaat AACACTGTGTTCAACGTACCACCGCTAAACAGCAACATCAAACCGACGAAGCGCATAGTTTTGGCTGAAATTGGACGTCTCTTCGACCCACTGGGATTTTTGGGTCCAGTGGTGACTATGGCGAAACTAACTATGCAAGAACTCTGGCGATTGAAAATGGATTGCGAAGATGAACTTCCACAAGAACAAATGGAAATCTGGAAATCGTTCCGGCAACAATTGTGTTCAGTGAAAAATATTCGGAAGCAACGATGTGTTATTCctggaaaagtgaaaagtgttgAACTACACGGGTATTGTGACGCCTCTAAGGTCGCTTACGGTGCCTGCCTGTATGTTCGAAGTGttactgaaaatgaagaaattgaagTACGTTTGATCTGCAGTAAGTCACGTGTCGCACCACTCAAGCCTATGACCATCCCTCGACTGGAACTCTGCGGAGCCCTCTTGTTGGCTCAACTTACTAAGAAGGTGAAAGGAGCTCTCAACATCGAATTCGACTGTGTTACGCTTTGGTCAGACTCACAGATCGTTCTGAGTTGGCTGAAGAAGAGTCCATCAACGTTAAATGAATTTGTATGCAACCGAGTGGCTACTATCGTAGAGCTTACTCACGACTACGAATGGAGATATGTACGATCCCAATGCAATCCAGCAGATTCTTTGTCCCGTGGAGAGCTTCCAGAGCAACTTTTAGAGAACGAGCAGTGGTGGACAGGCCCAGTCGCACTACACAAAATAGAATCGATTGAAGAACCGACATTTGAGATTCTTGCAATCGAAATTCTTCCCGAAATACGGAAAGTGAAACATACGCTGATAATGGCTCCAAAGCAACAACCTTTTGATTTGTCACGTTTAAGCAACTTTAACCGATTAAACCGAGCATGGGGATATGTGTTAAGGTTCATTGCCAACAAATGTACCAAGACAAAGAATTATGAGCCACTTACAGCAGAAGAGCTTTCCAGAGCATCCCGAATAATTTGCAGATTAGTTCAGAACCAAGCATTCGGCGATCTTAAAAAAGAATTGTCATCAGGTTCTATGAAACGAAACAACTACTCAAGTTTAGCACCATTTATCGACGAAGACGGATTGATTCGAGTTGGAGGTAGATTGAAATATTCTGACATTCCTTATGACGGTAGGTACCAAATTCTTATGCCAGAAAAGCATCCTATAACGGAAATGATAGTTCGTCATCTGCACGAGAAGCACTTCCATGTCGGGCACAGTGGCCTGCTCTCGTTCGTGCGCCAGTCTTTCTGGCCAATCAAAGCTAAGTCAGTCATCAAAAAAGTCATTGGAAGATGCTATCGCTGTTTCAAATGTAAACCTCCACAACTGCAGCAATACATGGGCAATTTACCAAGCTATCGTGTCACGCCAGCCCCACCTTTCAGCCGTACAGGTGTCGATTTTGCTGGTCCGTTTGTTCTCAGGGAAGGAGGACGAAAGCCGAAATACTACAACTCCTACGTCGCAGTATTCGTATGTATGACAACCAAGGCACTGCATTTCGAGCTCGTGACAGATATGCGGACGGAAACTTTTATCGCTGCCCTTCAACGCTTTAATGGTCGTCGTGGTTTTCCGTGTGATATGTACTCGGATAACGGAACAACGTTTGTGGGAGCGAACCACGAACTTGCAGCCTTgcgaaaattatttgaagatcAACTCCACCAAAGAAAGTTGAAGGACTACTGTAGTTCTGAAGGCGTAACATGGCATTTTATTCCGCCAAGAAGTCCTCACTTTGGAGGCATCTGGGAGGCTGGAGTAAAATCGATGAAATATCTGATGAAACGTGTTGTTGGCGAAACGCGTTTAACCTACGAAGAAATGTATACATTCCTGGTCCAAGCAGAGGCAATACTCAACTCACGTCCGTTATCACCGTATTCGGATAATCCTAACGATTTTTGCGCTTTGACTCCATCACATTTTTTGACTGGAAGATCCTCAAAGGCATTACCGGAACCAAGTTACGACGATCTCAAGGTTGGAAGACTATCAAGGTGGCAGCACATTCAAATAATGCGTgaccatttttggaaaaagtggtCAGCCGACTACTTGCATACACTCCAGACACGTCAGAAATGGAAGGGCCGTGTGTTGGAAATCCATGAAGGCGCATTGGTTCTTCTACGAGACGAAAATATCCCACCCCAACAATGGAAATTAGGTCGAATCATCTCAACGCATCCTGGCAAGGACGGCATCGTCAGGGTGGTAACAGTTCGTACAGCCAAAGGTGAATACCAGCGTGCTGTAACCAAG CGCGCCAAAGCTGAGGCTAAGAAAGGTTATTACCACAAACTATTCCAAAAATCTAATCAGAAAGCgatgtggaaaaattttaatgatctgGTTGGACGTAGCATGTCACAAAGCGAAACTATTAAATTGGAAATAAATGGAGTGCTCGTGGAAGATGCGAAATTGGTTGCAAATGCATTCAACGACTACTTCTGCAACGTTGGGACGCAATTAGCGGCCACGATACCGAGAAATGTGCAGAGTAGTAATACTCCATCAGTTCACAATGGTAGAAGTATATACCTGAGACAAGCAACCGAACAAGAACTTATTGTTCTTATTAACAACCTCGATTCTTCTAAAAGTCCTGGACCGGATGGCATTTCGGCAGAATTTGTTAAAACTCATCATGTCATCTTGGCACCGCTGATCAGAGACATATTCAACGACTGTATTAGGACAGGTCAATTTCCGGAGTTTCTCAAAACAGCACGAGTCATTCCAATATTCAAAGCAGGGAAAAAGACTAGCTGCAGTAACTACCGCCCGATATCAATATTATCAGTTTTTAGtaaaatccttgaaaaactCGTAGCAGAGCGGATCTTGCACTTCCTAAACCAGCACAAACTGTTCTACAACTATCAATATGGGTTCCGGGAAGGTTCAAGCACATTAACTGCGGCAACCGAGCTTGTAGATGATATCCACAACGCACTCGATAATCGCAAACTTATGGGAGTGTTGTTTTTGGATCTGAAAAAGGCCTTCGACACAATCGATCATTCCACTATGCTCCAAAAACTGGATGCTTACGGAATCAGAGGTGTTGCAAATTCCCTCTTAGCTAGCTACCTTGCCAACAGGAAACAGTTCGTCCAAATCAACCATACTTCAAGCAAACTAGGAAACTTGCCagttggagttcctcaaggtAGTAATCTTGGTCCTCTTCTATTCATCCTGTACGTGAACGATTTGCATAACTTGCGTCTACATGGCAAACCCCGActttttgctgacgatacttcacTGTCGTACGAACATGCTGATCAACAAATAATAATGTCTCGAATGGCGCAGGATTTGGACACACTTCAAGGATACTTCAATTACAATCTTCTCTCGCTCAACTTGGACAAAACCAAGTACGTCATTTTTAGGACAGCCAATCGGCGCATTGAATGTGAGGATCTGCTTCAGACTGGTACAACAGTAATCGAAAAAGTTAAAACCTTCAAGTACCTTGGGCTTATCTTTGACGAATTTCTGAAATGGGATGCGCACGTAGACAGGCTCAGAAAAGAGCTTAGTGCTATACACAGcttaatgtggaaaatttcgagGTTCGTACCCACTAAACAGCTGACGTACATCTACCATGCTTTTGTACAGTCTAAACTGCAATACATGGTCTCTATCTGGGGAGCAGCAAGTAAAAGCAATATAAGACCACTCCAGGCCATGCAAAATCGATGTCTGAAAGCAGTTTACAAACGACCCAAACTCTTCTCCACGCTCAGCCTATTTAAAGAAGCCCCGTTATCTGTTCTACCGATAGCTGCACTAAGAGAACTACAGAGTATTGTGCGGATTCACAAC CCACCGCCACCGCCCACCACCGCCCACCAACGCCACCCACCACCGCCACCTACAACAGtcacaatttga